The sequence below is a genomic window from Acidobacteriota bacterium.
ACGCCATCGCGGCGGTGACCGCAATCTCCGACGCCACGCGAAACGTGAGCCTGTCGTGGGCGGCGCGGACGGCGGCCACGACATCCTCGGGGTTCCTCCCCCGCGCGAAGATGAATCCCGGATAGCTCGCTCCCTCCGGCCACGGCACCAGCCGCTGGCCGGGCTTCGTCGTGATGACGATGTCCTCCACCAGCGGAACCGAGCGTGCCGCGTCGAGCCCCGCTACGCCCTGGCAGATTCCGGCGCCCGGCACCGGGATCATCATGACCGCCGACGCCTCTCGTTTCACGGCATAGTGACGAGCCACCGGGCGGCCGAGTGCATGCTGGAGCAGCACCTCTTCCAGGGAGTGCCCGTCGCGGTTGGTTCCGCCGAAACGCAGAACCCTGGAACAGAGGCCGCCGATGGGCCGGGCCGCCACCTCGATCACGACGGCGCCGCGGGGGCCCAGACGGCACTCCGCGTGAATGGGACCGTGGGTCAGACCAAGCGCCTCGACCGCGCCGCTCACCTGCTCGATCACATCGCTCCGTTCCTCGGCTTGCAGGCGATCCGGCGTAACGTAGATCGTCTCCTCGAAGAAGGGACCCTCGAGCGGGTCCGGCTTGTCGAAAATCGCGAAGATCTCCAGCTCTCCGTTCGTCACCACGCCTTCGACGGCGACCTCGCGGCCCGGAATGTACTCCTCGATCGCCATCGAGTCGTTGGCCGGATCCCGGAGCATCCGAATCTCCGGTGAGGCGAGCAGCCGGCGCAGCCGCTCG
It includes:
- a CDS encoding ATP-grasp domain-containing protein — protein: MRLPTRAPRVLLVAATTGYQIRSFGAAAERLGTELILATDRCHRLDDPWRDGAVPTPFQDEDAAVRAIAGAAAAAPFDAVLAVGDRPALIGALAARMLGLPAHPPAAVRVAGHKLKTRMRLRAAGLRTPWFRSIPVDRDNGVLLERVAYPCVVKPLGLAASRGVIRADTPVELVAAAERLRRLLASPEIRMLRDPANDSMAIEEYIPGREVAVEGVVTNGELEIFAIFDKPDPLEGPFFEETIYVTPDRLQAEERSDVIEQVSGAVEALGLTHGPIHAECRLGPRGAVVIEVAARPIGGLCSRVLRFGGTNRDGHSLEEVLLQHALGRPVARHYAVKREASAVMMIPVPGAGICQGVAGLDAARSVPLVEDIVITTKPGQRLVPWPEGASYPGFIFARGRNPEDVVAAVRAAHDRLTFRVASEIAVTAAMA